One window of the Haloarcula halobia genome contains the following:
- a CDS encoding histidine phosphatase family protein, which produces MRRVLLTRHGETPWNREGRIQGWAATGLTDRGRREASAMGAWVADAYDVDRVLASDSERTRQTTAHLRDAAAGDLPTPSFDAALRERGFGVYQGFLVEELFERYPEHDPDDSVSSLSADPAHGESVAAFCDRVASAWDAVQTATDPGETTLVVTHGGVIKVLLADLTDRDRSATLTAHSHDNCAVTEISLDGDDATLVAEEQTDWRETVDW; this is translated from the coding sequence ATGAGACGGGTGCTGCTCACCCGGCACGGCGAGACGCCCTGGAACCGCGAGGGGCGCATCCAGGGGTGGGCCGCCACCGGTCTGACCGACCGCGGCCGGCGCGAGGCCAGTGCGATGGGGGCGTGGGTCGCCGACGCCTACGACGTCGACCGGGTTCTCGCCTCGGACAGCGAGCGAACCCGGCAGACCACGGCCCACCTGCGCGACGCGGCGGCCGGCGACCTGCCCACTCCCTCCTTCGACGCCGCCCTGCGCGAGCGCGGGTTCGGCGTCTACCAGGGCTTCCTGGTCGAGGAACTGTTCGAGCGCTACCCCGAGCACGACCCGGACGACAGCGTCTCGTCGCTCTCGGCCGACCCCGCCCACGGCGAGTCCGTCGCGGCGTTCTGCGACCGCGTCGCGTCGGCCTGGGACGCGGTGCAGACGGCGACCGACCCCGGCGAGACGACGCTGGTCGTCACCCACGGCGGCGTGATCAAGGTGCTCCTGGCCGACCTGACCGACCGCGATCGGTCGGCGACACTCACCGCTCACTCACACGACAACTGCGCCGTCACCGAGATCAGCCTCGACGGCGACGACGCGACGCTCGTCGCCGAGGAACAGACCGACTGGCGCGAGACGGTCGACTGGTAG
- a CDS encoding ribbon-helix-helix domain-containing protein, giving the protein MPKISVEVPAELLDDLDEHVGADGKFVNRSEAIRASIRKTLDQLDDIDQRQGRLDDER; this is encoded by the coding sequence ATGCCAAAGATCAGCGTCGAGGTCCCCGCGGAACTGCTCGACGACCTCGACGAACACGTCGGGGCGGACGGAAAGTTCGTCAACCGGAGCGAGGCGATACGGGCGTCCATCAGGAAGACGCTCGACCAGCTCGACGACATCGACCAGCGACAGGGGCGGCTCGACGATGAGCGGTGA
- a CDS encoding twin-arginine translocase subunit TatC, which translates to MASALDEDTVRTVQNGRATLGAMLRSAQTHLQKVFIVFVVGMIGTIMALQYGVWDRLRADLLYSQMDLTTREATSIVAVTPFDVILLQVKIGAVIGILMSLPLLIYFGRDGLRERGWWPADRIPLWKGVTFSVISLALFFGGVAYAYELFFPLMFDFLAGDAFKAGFTPQYSIVKWFQFVFMLAVSFGLAAQLPLVMTVLSYTEIVPYETFRDKWRLSVLGIFAFGALFSPPDPFTQIMWAAPLCGLYVISLALAKLAMLVRRSSDLVSTRGVARQHWNTVLGGAVVSGGAVYYLLATPAFQYVRAVEGVAAQYSSRLTGNVQPPQLLGLSVEGTALLLAALVGLVGAVVVLYYHVLGALAANAGRGPVGDPAAIDIDELNASAVEVAPPEVFEEMTEEEALAHADTALSAGDRDKAQMVLDRWDMAHEDDGEGGEGADGAIEGTEEDTDVLTSTTAGVFNAFTEDETTEDDVGGYYYDIRFILDSIASKAFWILGIFGAVLAGAFLFLYQGGIGEIQRTFVSRLPPEMAEEVNIVTLHPVEHLVFIVKFSTILGAVSVIPLVLYFAWPALRERGFVVGNRNVLLVWGGTVFAALVGGSLVGFLYVAPMTISAIAYDQLQANMVISYRVSDFGWLVFFLTIGIGLLAEIPVTMFLFHRGGIIPFELMYRRWREVVIGIVTISAIVSPNGIFTMFIVGVPTALAYLLGLGILWVYTLGGRRTTERRSEPAD; encoded by the coding sequence ATGGCGAGCGCGCTCGACGAGGACACCGTCAGGACGGTCCAGAACGGCCGTGCCACGCTGGGGGCGATGCTCCGCAGCGCACAGACGCACCTCCAGAAGGTGTTTATCGTCTTCGTCGTCGGCATGATCGGGACCATCATGGCCCTGCAGTACGGCGTCTGGGACCGCCTCCGGGCCGACCTCCTGTACTCGCAGATGGACCTGACGACCCGGGAGGCGACCAGCATCGTCGCCGTCACGCCGTTCGACGTCATCCTGTTGCAGGTGAAGATCGGGGCCGTCATCGGCATCCTCATGTCGCTCCCGCTGCTGATCTACTTTGGTCGGGACGGCCTCCGCGAACGGGGGTGGTGGCCCGCCGACAGGATTCCGCTCTGGAAGGGGGTGACCTTCTCGGTCATCAGTCTGGCGCTCTTCTTCGGCGGCGTCGCCTACGCCTACGAGCTGTTCTTCCCCCTGATGTTCGACTTCCTGGCCGGCGACGCGTTCAAGGCCGGATTCACCCCGCAGTACTCCATCGTCAAGTGGTTCCAGTTCGTCTTCATGCTGGCCGTCTCCTTCGGCCTGGCGGCCCAGCTCCCGCTGGTGATGACCGTCCTCTCCTATACCGAGATCGTCCCCTACGAGACCTTCCGCGACAAGTGGCGCCTCTCGGTGCTGGGCATCTTCGCCTTCGGTGCCCTGTTCTCGCCGCCGGACCCGTTCACGCAGATCATGTGGGCGGCCCCGCTGTGTGGCCTCTATGTCATCAGCCTCGCGCTGGCGAAGCTGGCGATGCTCGTCCGCCGGTCCAGCGACCTGGTGAGCACGCGTGGCGTGGCACGCCAGCACTGGAACACCGTGCTCGGCGGCGCCGTCGTCTCGGGCGGTGCGGTCTACTACCTGCTCGCGACCCCCGCCTTCCAGTACGTCCGGGCGGTCGAAGGGGTCGCCGCGCAGTACTCCTCGCGGCTCACCGGCAACGTCCAGCCCCCGCAGCTGCTCGGCCTCTCGGTCGAGGGGACGGCGCTCCTGCTGGCCGCGCTCGTCGGCCTGGTCGGAGCCGTCGTGGTCCTCTACTACCACGTGCTGGGCGCGCTCGCGGCCAACGCCGGCAGGGGGCCCGTCGGCGACCCGGCGGCCATCGACATCGACGAGCTGAACGCGTCCGCGGTGGAAGTCGCGCCCCCCGAGGTCTTCGAGGAGATGACCGAGGAGGAGGCGCTGGCACACGCGGACACGGCCCTCTCGGCCGGCGACCGGGACAAGGCCCAGATGGTCCTCGACCGCTGGGATATGGCCCACGAGGACGACGGCGAGGGCGGCGAGGGCGCCGACGGCGCCATCGAGGGCACAGAGGAGGACACGGACGTCCTCACCTCGACGACCGCCGGCGTGTTCAACGCCTTCACAGAGGACGAGACCACCGAGGACGACGTCGGCGGCTACTACTACGACATCCGCTTCATCTTGGACTCGATTGCCTCCAAGGCGTTCTGGATCCTGGGTATCTTCGGTGCCGTCCTGGCCGGGGCCTTCCTCTTTCTCTACCAGGGCGGTATCGGCGAGATACAGCGGACCTTCGTCAGCCGGCTCCCCCCGGAGATGGCCGAGGAGGTCAACATCGTCACGCTCCACCCCGTCGAGCACCTCGTCTTCATCGTGAAGTTCTCGACCATCCTGGGGGCCGTCTCCGTGATTCCCCTCGTCCTCTACTTCGCCTGGCCGGCGCTTCGCGAACGGGGCTTCGTGGTCGGGAACCGCAACGTCCTGCTCGTCTGGGGCGGGACGGTCTTTGCCGCGCTCGTGGGCGGCAGTCTCGTGGGATTTCTCTACGTCGCCCCGATGACCATCTCGGCCATCGCCTACGACCAGCTGCAGGCCAACATGGTCATCTCCTACCGCGTGAGCGACTTCGGGTGGCTCGTGTTCTTCCTGACCATCGGTATCGGTCTGCTGGCGGAGATCCCGGTGACGATGTTCCTGTTCCACCGGGGGGGCATCATCCCCTTCGAATTGATGTACCGGCGGTGGCGCGAGGTGGTCATCGGCATCGTCACCATCTCGGCTATCGTCTCGCCCAACGGTATCTTCACGATGTTCATCGTGGGCGTCCCCACCGCGCTGGCGTACCTGCTCGGCCTGGGCATCCTGTGGGTGTACACGCTCGGGGGCCGGCGGACGACCGAGCGGCGGAGCGAACCCGCCGACTGA
- a CDS encoding twin-arginine translocase subunit TatC translates to MPDGNADDDASPPREDHGGDGSTPPSDGGAEEPSPQPAEGGDDQSSERSGDYDEDYGLSEPVRRPEEHGPRDPVLSDEDVADADESDTDGDGGAESGAAAADADADDGADTDADGTDVTEYRTVSDPHGLLVKQQPPLFERDPSKITAAIPADIPTDWGIPQPTGVGDAGGAPSPPEHDYDVDEMVDQGAPDDEEMPLADHVEEMALRLFAVVGVMAAVTIIALPASDELIQFLWFSFLDGPAEACGSFAVGGTDTVSAAGPDCPHVYSPLALILARLKVASLVGLIAALPVFVYQTYLFMRPGLYPRERRYYLAAVPTSLVLAAIGVGFAYFAVLRAMFDYFITYSDRAADLAFGLGDTFNLIILMLGFFALIFQIPLFVMLAIMMGVTTRQWLQDRRLYFWGAFAAIAFVFSPDPTGMAPLMVAVTMITLFEGTLLLLRWTGDASPVPTPEEAAARRPFVWLAALLAGYVLSPAPVPTGYYTRLPPVVTESLASIGLGNATPMLLGGSIIVAFELLAYLNKNYYGSVRAWRAFRRARLPVWAVGIVAGYLASPDPTLFRLVNQVSLEPTAATALAAALIALFEVSLFVAHRRARSASES, encoded by the coding sequence ATGCCCGACGGGAACGCGGACGACGACGCGAGCCCACCACGCGAGGACCACGGGGGTGATGGTTCGACGCCCCCCTCGGATGGCGGGGCCGAGGAGCCCTCGCCCCAGCCAGCGGAGGGGGGCGACGACCAGTCGTCCGAGCGTTCCGGGGACTACGACGAGGACTACGGCCTGTCCGAGCCGGTGCGCCGGCCCGAGGAACACGGCCCCCGGGACCCGGTACTCTCGGACGAGGACGTCGCCGACGCCGACGAGTCCGACACCGACGGCGACGGCGGAGCCGAGTCCGGGGCTGCAGCGGCAGACGCCGACGCTGACGACGGGGCTGACACGGACGCCGACGGGACCGACGTGACGGAGTACCGGACTGTCTCGGACCCCCACGGGTTGCTCGTCAAGCAGCAGCCGCCGCTGTTCGAGCGCGACCCGAGCAAGATAACCGCCGCGATTCCGGCCGACATCCCGACCGACTGGGGCATTCCCCAGCCGACGGGTGTCGGCGACGCCGGCGGTGCCCCGTCGCCGCCGGAGCACGACTACGACGTCGACGAGATGGTCGACCAGGGCGCGCCGGACGACGAGGAGATGCCGCTGGCCGACCACGTCGAGGAGATGGCGCTCCGACTGTTCGCCGTCGTCGGCGTGATGGCCGCCGTCACCATCATCGCCCTGCCGGCCTCCGACGAACTCATCCAGTTCCTGTGGTTCTCCTTTCTCGACGGCCCGGCGGAGGCCTGCGGTTCCTTCGCCGTCGGCGGCACGGACACCGTTTCGGCGGCCGGACCCGACTGTCCGCACGTCTACAGCCCGCTCGCGCTCATCCTCGCGCGCCTGAAGGTCGCCTCGCTCGTGGGCCTCATCGCCGCGCTCCCCGTCTTCGTCTACCAGACGTACCTGTTCATGCGCCCCGGGCTCTACCCCCGCGAGCGGCGCTACTACCTCGCCGCCGTGCCGACGAGTCTCGTGCTCGCGGCCATCGGCGTCGGCTTCGCGTACTTCGCCGTCCTGCGGGCGATGTTCGATTATTTCATCACCTACTCGGACCGGGCCGCCGACCTCGCCTTTGGCCTGGGCGATACCTTCAACCTCATCATCCTGATGCTGGGCTTTTTCGCGCTCATCTTCCAGATCCCGCTGTTCGTGATGCTCGCCATCATGATGGGCGTCACGACCCGCCAGTGGCTCCAGGACCGCCGGCTGTACTTCTGGGGCGCCTTCGCCGCCATCGCCTTCGTCTTCAGCCCCGACCCGACCGGGATGGCGCCGCTGATGGTCGCCGTGACGATGATAACGCTGTTCGAGGGGACCCTCCTGCTGCTGCGCTGGACCGGCGACGCCTCGCCCGTCCCGACGCCCGAGGAGGCCGCGGCCCGCCGGCCGTTCGTCTGGCTTGCCGCGCTCCTCGCCGGCTACGTCCTCAGCCCCGCCCCGGTGCCGACCGGCTACTACACCCGGCTCCCGCCGGTGGTCACCGAGTCGCTGGCGTCGATCGGGCTGGGGAACGCGACGCCGATGCTGTTGGGTGGGAGCATCATCGTCGCCTTCGAGCTGTTGGCGTACCTGAACAAGAACTACTACGGCAGCGTCCGGGCCTGGCGGGCCTTCAGACGCGCCCGACTCCCCGTCTGGGCGGTGGGCATCGTCGCCGGCTACCTGGCCAGTCCCGACCCGACGCTGTTCCGCCTGGTGAACCAGGTCAGCCTCGAACCGACCGCCGCCACCGCCCTCGCGGCCGCGCTCATCGCACTCTTCGAGGTGAGCCTGTTCGTCGCCCACCGGCGGGCTCGAAGCGCGAGTGAGTCATGA